A part of Terriglobus roseus genomic DNA contains:
- a CDS encoding DEAD/DEAH box helicase, translated as MNTGNTAVAEQNVPTNSTETTTSSPLFTDFNLSQRLKDRLAAAGYVTPTPVQAKAIAPALEGRDVLATAATGTGKTLSFLIPMIERMDATPLPVPAPGEKQGKRQIKPIRALILLPTRELAMQVLDNYAKLMPGQKNDAVLVCGGLSEGAQLDALRRGPRLVVATPGRLEDYLKRGEISIRHVEMLVLDEVDRMLDMGFLPAIRRIVGALPKTRQTMCYSATLDANIAEIVRDYVQKPVRIEIGTTSKPNERVELRAYTVMQDQKLGLLDQMLNEEEGTFLVFSRTKHGADRIGRKLEKLGYTASIIHGDRSQSQRTSALKAFATGKSRILVATDVAARGIDISHIAHVVNYDLPNASEDFVHRIGRTGRAGKEGFATTFVMPQERSDARRIERELKISFLWREADKNLAKEERNAPLDLNNVGDLMQLETRAWKTNQQGTSLEDAPVPQGRNHAGRGNGNGRNGGSGNGGGGGFRRRRRR; from the coding sequence TTGAACACTGGCAATACTGCAGTCGCAGAACAGAACGTTCCGACTAACTCCACCGAAACCACCACTTCTTCCCCCCTCTTCACCGACTTCAACCTCTCCCAGCGTCTGAAGGACCGTCTTGCCGCGGCAGGCTATGTCACGCCTACGCCCGTGCAGGCAAAGGCAATTGCTCCCGCCCTGGAAGGCCGTGACGTACTCGCCACCGCTGCCACAGGCACCGGCAAGACCCTCAGCTTCCTCATCCCGATGATCGAGCGCATGGACGCGACCCCGCTTCCAGTTCCCGCTCCCGGCGAGAAGCAGGGCAAGCGCCAGATCAAGCCCATCCGCGCCCTCATCCTGCTCCCCACCCGCGAGCTGGCCATGCAGGTGCTCGACAACTACGCCAAGCTGATGCCCGGCCAGAAGAACGATGCCGTGCTGGTTTGCGGTGGCCTAAGCGAAGGCGCACAGCTTGACGCTCTCCGCCGTGGTCCGCGCCTGGTCGTTGCCACGCCCGGACGCCTTGAGGACTACCTGAAGCGCGGCGAGATCAGCATCCGCCACGTAGAGATGCTCGTACTGGACGAAGTGGATCGCATGCTGGACATGGGCTTCCTCCCGGCCATCCGCCGCATCGTCGGCGCACTGCCGAAGACCCGCCAGACCATGTGCTACTCCGCCACCCTCGACGCCAACATCGCCGAGATCGTGCGCGACTACGTACAGAAGCCTGTCCGCATCGAGATCGGCACCACTTCCAAGCCCAATGAGCGTGTGGAACTCCGTGCTTACACGGTCATGCAGGACCAGAAGCTCGGCCTGCTGGACCAGATGCTGAACGAGGAAGAAGGTACGTTCCTCGTATTCAGCCGTACAAAGCACGGTGCAGACCGTATCGGCCGCAAGCTGGAGAAGCTGGGCTATACCGCCAGCATCATCCACGGTGACCGTTCCCAGTCCCAGCGCACCTCGGCCCTGAAGGCGTTCGCCACGGGCAAGAGCCGAATCCTAGTTGCAACGGACGTCGCAGCGCGTGGAATAGATATTTCCCACATTGCGCACGTTGTGAACTATGATCTCCCCAACGCTAGTGAAGACTTTGTCCACCGCATCGGCCGTACCGGCCGAGCAGGCAAGGAAGGCTTCGCTACTACCTTCGTGATGCCGCAGGAGCGCAGCGATGCGCGCCGCATTGAGCGGGAGCTGAAGATTAGCTTCCTCTGGCGCGAAGCCGACAAGAATCTGGCTAAGGAAGAGCGCAATGCTCCCCTTGACCTGAACAACGTAGGCGATCTGATGCAGCTGGAGACCCGGGCTTGGAAGACCAACCAGCAGGGCACCAGCCTGGAAGACGCACCCGTACCGCAGGGCCGCAATCACGCGGGCCGTGGCAACGGAAATGGCCGCAACGGCGGCAGTGGTAACGGTGGTGGTGGCGGTTTCCGCCGTCGTCGTCGCCGGTAA
- a CDS encoding FtsX-like permease family protein, whose amino-acid sequence MNALAIGLAVMMVLTIAGASLDPASHPNRFIIAVRAMVVGVAWAATGATFLFLAINRFSQVRERTRQFAIYRVLGGAFTFILVLLLQETILIALPGTIVGIILAYLHEWLISTVLGGLFVLRTPYSFWLPAGIIAATVFFLAGAYSAWHATRLEVLDALACED is encoded by the coding sequence TTGAATGCGCTGGCAATCGGGTTAGCGGTCATGATGGTGCTGACAATAGCCGGGGCATCACTCGACCCCGCCAGTCATCCGAATCGATTCATCATCGCGGTCCGGGCCATGGTCGTTGGCGTGGCTTGGGCTGCAACTGGCGCCACCTTCCTCTTCTTGGCGATCAACAGATTCTCCCAGGTCAGGGAACGGACGCGGCAATTCGCGATATACCGAGTCTTGGGCGGAGCGTTCACCTTCATCCTCGTACTACTTCTTCAGGAAACAATCCTGATTGCTCTCCCTGGAACGATTGTCGGAATCATCCTTGCCTACCTTCATGAGTGGCTGATTTCAACGGTTCTTGGTGGTCTGTTTGTATTGCGCACGCCATACAGCTTTTGGCTACCTGCCGGAATCATTGCCGCAACGGTCTTCTTCCTGGCTGGGGCGTATTCCGCATGGCACGCTACGAGGCTTGAGGTGTTGGACGCCCTGGCCTGCGAAGACTGA
- the murI gene encoding glutamate racemase: MTNRPLIGVFDSGFGGLTVLRELLHHLPGADFLYLGDTAHLPYGSKSQAAITRYTRAAIRELVSRGAELVVIACNTASALALPSLQDNAPVPLVGVVGPGAEAAAAIVPPDSTVLVLATEGTCNSHAYAEACATHGLQAVEKPCPLFVPLVEEGWTDGPITEQIADVYLQEALAAAPQPPQAIVLGCTHYPLLRPLLQREIAKLDGNIPIVDSAEATARHTVTLLPTAANPGSAEPRLHFLATDAAAKFQRFAPRFLGREIPTVELITLED; this comes from the coding sequence ATGACTAACCGCCCGCTCATCGGCGTCTTCGATTCCGGCTTCGGTGGCCTCACCGTGCTCCGCGAACTCCTGCACCATCTCCCCGGTGCAGACTTCCTATACCTCGGCGACACGGCCCATCTGCCCTACGGCTCCAAATCGCAGGCCGCCATCACGCGGTACACCCGCGCCGCCATTCGCGAACTCGTCAGCCGCGGCGCAGAACTCGTCGTCATCGCCTGCAACACCGCCTCGGCATTGGCACTGCCATCGCTTCAGGACAACGCCCCCGTGCCACTCGTAGGCGTCGTCGGCCCCGGCGCAGAAGCCGCCGCAGCCATCGTCCCACCAGACTCCACAGTTCTCGTGCTGGCCACCGAAGGCACCTGCAACTCCCACGCGTACGCAGAGGCATGCGCCACCCACGGCCTCCAGGCCGTAGAAAAGCCCTGCCCACTCTTCGTCCCACTGGTAGAAGAAGGTTGGACAGACGGTCCCATCACGGAACAGATCGCAGACGTCTACCTGCAAGAGGCGTTGGCCGCCGCACCACAGCCACCACAGGCCATCGTCCTGGGCTGCACGCATTACCCGTTGCTGCGCCCGCTGCTCCAAAGAGAAATCGCCAAGCTTGACGGCAATATCCCCATCGTCGATTCCGCCGAGGCCACCGCCCGCCACACCGTCACCCTGCTACCCACCGCAGCAAACCCCGGTAGTGCGGAACCCAGGCTGCACTTCCTAGCGACAGACGCAGCCGCCAAATTCCAGCGCTTCGCCCCCCGTTTCCTCGGCCGCGAAATCCCCACAGTAGAACTCATCACCCTCGAAGACTGA
- a CDS encoding GerMN domain-containing protein — protein MIPRYQRILFIVLLSASVFMAIFLVYMHRKNFADVKNADHTPLEAPVYSASEQVTLDLADDSDFTLTPTVRSIALPQTPAVRARALVEHLLAEYSLPRSNHPLDGGISVDDVFLVPLPLGSAQHAPLTKDAQADPLTQVTGELAVVNLRSSWVDGHPAGITSETLTIQSIVGTLHANLPEITKVKFLVDGKPRDTLAGSVEFDRIFDVDASITAPVQTATHD, from the coding sequence ATGATCCCTCGTTACCAGCGCATCCTGTTCATCGTGTTGCTAAGCGCGTCGGTTTTCATGGCCATCTTCCTCGTCTACATGCACCGCAAAAACTTTGCAGACGTAAAGAACGCTGACCACACACCCCTTGAGGCGCCGGTCTATTCCGCCTCCGAACAGGTCACGCTGGATCTTGCAGACGACTCCGACTTCACCCTTACCCCCACCGTGCGCTCCATCGCACTGCCGCAAACCCCCGCCGTCCGCGCACGCGCTCTCGTGGAACATCTTCTGGCGGAGTACTCTCTGCCGCGCTCGAACCATCCGCTCGATGGCGGCATCTCCGTTGACGATGTCTTCCTCGTGCCGCTTCCACTGGGTTCGGCGCAGCACGCCCCGCTCACCAAAGACGCGCAGGCTGACCCGCTGACACAGGTCACCGGAGAACTCGCCGTCGTGAACCTGCGCTCCTCCTGGGTTGACGGTCATCCCGCCGGTATCACCTCAGAGACACTCACCATCCAGTCCATCGTCGGTACCCTGCACGCCAACCTGCCAGAGATCACCAAGGTGAAGTTCCTCGTCGACGGCAAACCGCGAGACACCCTCGCAGGCAGCGTGGAGTTCGACCGCATCTTCGACGTAGACGCCTCCATCACCGCGCCCGTACAGACCGCCACACATGACTAA
- a CDS encoding N-acetylmuramoyl-L-alanine amidase family protein gives MKLLIPSLLLAVSAAAQQPLVLIDPARGGSKGGSHIADRVEEKQVTLQVAQRLGNLLRARGFAVQMTRESDVDTTNDQRASIANTTHPIACILLYASSTGNGVHLFTTTLPQPSMVDPAAPVVWDEAQSAYAARSQALASGMREAFGRTRIPIASGTTWTRPLDNMQCPAVAIEMGPQKDGTTADDPPYQNRVADTIAGVLLFWRNKVGSMTPPAPPKPEPVVPTPAPKPATPQAAPVAPKPATPKPTGAAQQ, from the coding sequence GTGAAGCTGCTTATCCCATCCCTCCTGCTCGCTGTCAGCGCCGCCGCCCAACAGCCGTTAGTGCTCATTGATCCCGCGCGCGGAGGGTCCAAGGGCGGCTCGCACATCGCAGACCGTGTCGAAGAAAAGCAGGTCACGCTGCAGGTGGCGCAGCGTCTTGGCAATCTCCTGCGCGCTCGCGGCTTCGCCGTGCAGATGACCCGCGAATCCGACGTGGACACCACTAACGACCAGCGCGCCTCCATCGCCAACACCACACATCCCATCGCCTGCATCCTGCTGTACGCCTCCAGCACCGGCAACGGCGTTCATCTCTTCACAACGACTCTGCCGCAGCCATCCATGGTCGATCCCGCTGCGCCAGTCGTTTGGGACGAAGCACAATCCGCATACGCCGCGCGTTCGCAAGCCCTCGCCAGCGGCATGCGTGAAGCCTTCGGTCGCACCCGCATCCCCATCGCCAGCGGCACCACATGGACGCGCCCGCTCGACAACATGCAGTGCCCGGCAGTCGCCATTGAAATGGGACCGCAGAAAGACGGCACCACCGCCGACGATCCGCCATATCAGAACCGAGTGGCTGACACCATCGCCGGTGTACTCCTCTTCTGGCGCAACAAAGTCGGCAGCATGACGCCGCCCGCACCGCCCAAGCCGGAGCCTGTCGTACCGACACCCGCGCCCAAGCCCGCCACCCCGCAGGCAGCACCAGTCGCGCCAAAACCAGCAACACCCAAACCCACAGGAGCAGCGCAGCAATGA
- a CDS encoding VWA domain-containing protein: MHRRINCFAPLLFASTLTMLPVLSAQQAPAPSAPSLNVDRDPIPSPDPETAPTAASADTTGQQPSTDQIQRAGGTYTLHTEVGEVRLNASVIDGSGRSVQTLQPSAFTVFEDGVQQTVASLRHEDLPVSLGLLIDSSGSMYDKRAAVGKASLDLIKLSNPKDEAFLVDFSFDPYIDADFTHDIKKLEDGLNYVKASGGTALYDAVIASADYLSRNAKEPKQVILLITDGDDNASSSTLEETIRRVQELDGPVIYCVGLLFGPDEDKRESRHARRVLETLAEQTGGVAYFPKKLEDVDSIAAQVAADIRQQYTISYSSTKAARLGGYRTVHVTAQAKGFGKLTVRTRSGYFPKGSQPVGPAPGLKPENAK, translated from the coding sequence ATGCACCGTCGGATTAACTGTTTTGCACCACTTTTGTTCGCTTCCACTCTGACGATGCTTCCCGTGCTCTCCGCGCAGCAAGCCCCTGCGCCCTCGGCTCCGTCTCTTAACGTCGACCGCGACCCCATCCCCTCGCCCGACCCCGAGACAGCCCCCACCGCAGCCAGTGCAGACACCACAGGCCAGCAGCCCTCCACAGATCAGATTCAGCGCGCCGGCGGCACATACACGCTGCACACTGAGGTCGGTGAAGTTCGCCTCAACGCCAGCGTCATCGACGGCAGCGGCCGTTCCGTGCAAACGCTGCAGCCCTCCGCCTTCACCGTCTTTGAAGACGGCGTGCAGCAAACCGTCGCCAGCCTGCGTCATGAAGATCTGCCCGTCTCACTCGGCCTCCTCATCGATTCCTCAGGCTCCATGTACGACAAGCGCGCCGCCGTCGGCAAAGCCTCGCTCGATCTCATCAAGCTGTCCAACCCCAAGGACGAAGCCTTCCTCGTCGATTTCTCCTTCGACCCCTACATCGACGCAGACTTCACCCACGACATCAAGAAGCTCGAAGACGGCCTGAACTACGTGAAGGCCAGCGGTGGCACCGCGCTGTACGACGCCGTCATCGCTTCCGCCGACTATCTCTCGCGCAACGCCAAAGAACCCAAGCAGGTCATCCTGCTCATCACCGACGGCGACGACAACGCGTCCTCCTCCACGCTGGAAGAAACCATCCGCCGCGTGCAGGAACTCGATGGCCCCGTGATCTACTGCGTCGGCCTGCTCTTCGGCCCCGACGAAGACAAGCGCGAAAGCCGCCACGCCCGTCGCGTTCTGGAAACACTCGCGGAACAAACCGGCGGCGTCGCCTACTTCCCCAAAAAGCTGGAAGACGTGGACTCCATCGCCGCTCAGGTCGCAGCGGATATCCGCCAGCAGTACACCATCTCCTACAGCTCCACCAAAGCGGCGCGCCTTGGCGGCTACCGCACAGTTCACGTCACTGCTCAGGCCAAGGGCTTCGGCAAACTCACCGTCCGTACCCGCAGCGGCTACTTCCCCAAGGGCTCCCAACCTGTGGGCCCCGCACCCGGCCTGAAACCGGAAAACGCAAAGTAA
- a CDS encoding VWA domain-containing protein yields MSTRGRKVVASLFFFLLLFVAAGKLRAQENPLQNPHTPTKPDPPKQPAGEVITGKDVTAKGALRPGATLRVEANLVLVPMTVTDDQNRLVTGLERENFYVYENNQPQTIRTFSTDDAPISIGIIFDLSGSMNNKYTRSRRALSEFMRTSNPQDEFFVVAFNDRPNIVVDYTNNVDDVDARMVMLKPQNRTALIDAVYLGLDKLKDAKYERKALLVISDGGDNRSRYTEGELRKAVRESDVQMYAIGIFEQNAPTEEERNGPALLMDMCDQTGGRLFHVTDVAELGDIASRISAELRNEYVIGYKPTDLHHDGNWRKLKVKLNPPPGLPQLSVHNRQGYYAPSD; encoded by the coding sequence ATGTCAACACGTGGCCGTAAAGTCGTTGCGTCACTGTTCTTCTTCTTGCTGCTGTTCGTTGCGGCAGGGAAACTGCGTGCGCAGGAAAATCCGTTGCAAAACCCGCACACCCCCACCAAGCCTGATCCGCCCAAGCAGCCTGCGGGTGAAGTCATCACAGGTAAGGACGTCACAGCCAAGGGCGCGCTCCGCCCCGGCGCCACCCTCCGAGTCGAAGCGAACCTCGTCCTCGTCCCCATGACCGTCACCGACGACCAGAACCGCCTCGTCACCGGCCTCGAGCGCGAAAACTTTTACGTCTACGAGAACAACCAGCCGCAGACTATCCGCACCTTCTCCACAGACGACGCGCCCATCTCCATCGGCATCATCTTCGATCTCAGCGGCAGCATGAACAACAAGTACACGCGCTCTCGCCGCGCGCTCAGCGAGTTCATGCGCACCAGCAACCCGCAGGACGAGTTCTTCGTCGTCGCCTTCAATGACCGCCCCAACATCGTTGTCGATTACACCAACAACGTTGACGACGTAGACGCGCGCATGGTCATGCTCAAGCCGCAGAACCGCACCGCGCTCATTGACGCTGTCTATCTCGGCCTCGACAAGCTGAAAGACGCCAAGTACGAACGCAAGGCGCTGCTGGTGATATCTGACGGCGGCGACAATCGTTCGCGCTACACCGAAGGCGAACTCCGCAAAGCCGTCCGCGAAAGCGACGTGCAAATGTACGCCATCGGCATCTTTGAACAAAACGCGCCAACCGAAGAAGAACGCAACGGCCCAGCCCTGCTAATGGACATGTGCGATCAAACCGGTGGACGCCTTTTTCACGTCACAGATGTAGCAGAGTTGGGAGACATCGCGTCGCGAATTTCCGCAGAGCTCCGAAATGAATACGTCATCGGATACAAGCCCACGGACCTTCATCACGATGGCAACTGGCGTAAGCTGAAGGTGAAGCTGAATCCGCCACCCGGATTGCCACAGCTCTCCGTACACAATCGCCAGGGTTACTATGCACCGTCGGATTAA
- a CDS encoding DHA2 family efflux MFS transporter permease subunit: MANEQWKPRVNPWLIAGTVALAAFMEVLDTSIANVALPHISGSLAASQDQGTWVLTSYLVSNAIVLPLGGWASSVIGRKNFFLLCITIFTIASFLCGIAPSLPLLLLFRVLQGAGGGGLQPMAQAIMADSFDPKQRGTAFSLYALVAVLAPSIGPTLGGWITDNYSWRWIFYINIPVGILAFLLVSRLVDDPPWIKGDRKNLLNVDYIGLTFLTISMAGLQIALDKGEENDWFASNFIRTFAAMFVFGMIALIWWELRAKNPIMNLRLFRFRNFAICCFLMMLVGGILNAGTVLQPQFTQQLLGYDATTAGLALTAGGCVLLVCAPIAGILSDKLPARTLVACAFVFFAVAYWYMSTHITLGISFGQNSFLRVIQVIPIPFCFIAITNAAYVGLPREASNQVSGLVNFARNIGGSILIALSGAQVTNRTLFHEARLQNYMNYANDQFNNSIQQVGNFLGIHAGQAQGPYAAQANVYQQLNQQAAVMGYADVYRMLAWMTAGMFFLAFLLSKPKGGEKAPEGAVH, from the coding sequence ATGGCGAACGAACAGTGGAAACCAAGGGTTAATCCCTGGCTCATCGCCGGTACTGTGGCGCTGGCCGCCTTTATGGAGGTGTTGGACACCTCCATCGCCAACGTGGCTCTGCCGCACATTTCCGGCTCTCTGGCTGCCAGCCAGGACCAGGGAACATGGGTGCTCACCAGCTATCTGGTGTCCAACGCCATCGTGTTGCCTTTGGGCGGCTGGGCCTCCAGCGTCATCGGTCGCAAAAACTTCTTCCTGCTCTGCATCACCATCTTCACCATCGCCAGCTTCCTCTGCGGCATCGCCCCATCGCTGCCCTTGCTGCTGCTTTTCCGCGTCTTGCAGGGCGCAGGCGGCGGTGGTCTGCAACCCATGGCACAGGCCATCATGGCCGATTCCTTCGACCCCAAACAGCGCGGAACGGCGTTTTCGCTTTACGCGTTGGTGGCGGTTCTCGCGCCTTCCATCGGTCCCACCCTCGGCGGTTGGATTACTGATAACTACTCCTGGCGCTGGATTTTTTACATCAACATCCCCGTCGGCATCCTTGCCTTCCTGCTGGTATCGCGCCTCGTAGACGATCCGCCATGGATTAAAGGCGACAGGAAAAACCTCCTGAACGTCGATTACATCGGCCTCACGTTCCTCACCATTTCCATGGCGGGCCTTCAGATCGCGCTTGATAAGGGCGAAGAAAACGACTGGTTCGCCTCCAACTTCATCCGTACCTTCGCAGCCATGTTCGTCTTCGGCATGATCGCGCTCATTTGGTGGGAACTGCGCGCCAAAAATCCCATCATGAACCTGCGCCTCTTCCGTTTCCGAAACTTCGCCATCTGCTGCTTCCTCATGATGTTGGTCGGTGGCATCCTCAACGCTGGAACGGTGCTGCAACCGCAATTCACGCAACAACTGCTCGGTTACGACGCCACCACCGCTGGTTTGGCACTCACAGCTGGCGGATGCGTTCTCCTCGTTTGCGCCCCCATCGCCGGAATCCTCTCGGACAAACTTCCTGCGCGAACATTGGTCGCCTGTGCCTTCGTCTTCTTTGCCGTTGCTTACTGGTACATGTCCACGCACATCACGCTGGGTATCAGCTTTGGCCAGAACTCATTCCTCCGCGTCATCCAGGTCATACCCATCCCGTTCTGCTTTATTGCCATCACGAATGCGGCATACGTGGGTCTGCCGCGCGAAGCGTCGAATCAGGTCAGCGGCCTTGTCAACTTCGCACGTAACATTGGCGGCTCCATCCTTATCGCTCTCTCGGGTGCGCAAGTCACCAATCGCACGCTCTTTCATGAAGCGCGCCTGCAGAACTACATGAACTACGCGAACGACCAGTTCAACAACAGCATTCAACAGGTCGGCAATTTTCTCGGCATCCATGCAGGGCAGGCGCAAGGACCATATGCCGCGCAGGCCAACGTGTATCAACAGTTGAACCAACAGGCCGCCGTTATGGGCTATGCCGATGTCTATCGCATGTTGGCGTGGATGACGGCAGGCATGTTCTTTCTCGCCTTCCTTCTAAGCAAACCAAAGGGCGGCGAAAAGGCACCAGAAGGCGCCGTCCACTAG
- a CDS encoding DUF1015 domain-containing protein — MRIYPFRALRYNTQKVQLEDVVTQPYDKISPAMQEAYYEKSPFNLIRVILGKRFPADTETENVYSRAAKTLQDWRKEAVLVEEREPALFGYAQRYTVPGTNEVRERRGLICLGHLYDYAEQVVYRHEQTLAKPKSDRLSLFKATRTYCEQIYMLYSDPSFTVESLVFGNRTGEPTIPADETVTDEYGVVHSVWKVTDPHVLNLLVGALSDKKLIIADGHHRYETSTAYARERAAELGVADSTRQHEHSEKQVGEADESPSNDADMKAGPQLPVPPFPEAAMMMTLVNTDAPGITILPTHRIVYGLKDFSSQAFLDKAAEFFDVSKVEAKAVAAGSDAEGVESAAERLAPLNGTEGVAFLAVMADGTWLLKAKKAAVEGALQHVPPRQRVMDVVQLHALVLEQLLELTPESIRQQENLRYLRSAEDAAAQVARGEADIAFLIKPVTLDQMKEVSLGGEVMPQKSTDFYPKLLSGLAFYALD, encoded by the coding sequence ATGCGTATTTATCCTTTCCGCGCCCTCCGTTACAACACACAAAAAGTACAGCTGGAAGACGTTGTTACACAGCCGTACGACAAGATCTCGCCTGCAATGCAGGAAGCGTATTACGAGAAAAGCCCCTTCAACCTGATCCGCGTGATCCTGGGCAAGCGCTTCCCTGCCGATACGGAGACGGAGAATGTGTACAGCCGCGCGGCAAAGACACTGCAGGACTGGCGCAAGGAAGCCGTGCTGGTGGAAGAGCGCGAGCCCGCCCTGTTTGGCTATGCGCAGCGCTACACCGTTCCCGGCACCAACGAAGTGCGCGAGCGCCGTGGACTGATCTGCCTGGGCCACCTGTACGACTATGCCGAGCAGGTGGTGTATCGCCACGAACAGACACTCGCTAAGCCGAAGAGCGATCGCCTTTCGCTGTTCAAGGCGACGCGCACGTACTGCGAACAGATTTATATGCTGTACAGCGATCCTTCGTTCACGGTGGAGAGCCTGGTGTTTGGCAATCGTACGGGTGAGCCGACGATTCCTGCGGACGAAACTGTGACCGATGAGTACGGCGTTGTGCACTCCGTATGGAAGGTGACCGATCCGCATGTGCTGAATCTGCTGGTGGGCGCGCTTTCAGACAAGAAGCTGATCATTGCCGATGGACACCATCGCTATGAAACCTCGACTGCGTACGCACGTGAACGCGCTGCGGAGCTGGGCGTTGCGGATTCGACGCGTCAGCACGAACACAGCGAGAAGCAGGTGGGTGAGGCAGACGAATCGCCGTCGAACGATGCGGATATGAAGGCGGGACCGCAGTTGCCGGTGCCTCCGTTCCCCGAAGCCGCGATGATGATGACGCTGGTAAACACGGATGCTCCGGGCATCACGATTCTGCCGACGCACCGCATTGTGTATGGACTGAAGGACTTTTCTTCGCAGGCGTTTCTGGATAAGGCTGCCGAGTTCTTCGATGTGAGCAAGGTGGAAGCGAAGGCTGTGGCCGCGGGTTCTGACGCCGAAGGTGTTGAGAGTGCCGCAGAGCGTCTTGCACCGCTGAATGGTACGGAAGGCGTTGCGTTCCTGGCTGTGATGGCCGATGGAACGTGGTTGCTGAAGGCGAAGAAGGCTGCGGTGGAAGGCGCGCTGCAGCATGTGCCGCCGCGTCAGCGTGTGATGGATGTGGTTCAACTACACGCGCTGGTGCTGGAGCAGTTGCTCGAGCTTACGCCGGAATCGATTCGTCAGCAGGAGAATTTGCGTTATCTGCGTAGCGCGGAAGATGCAGCAGCACAGGTGGCGCGCGGCGAGGCGGACATTGCATTCCTGATCAAGCCCGTAACGTTGGATCAGATGAAGGAAGTGTCGCTGGGTGGCGAAGTGATGCCGCAGAAGTCGACCGACTTTTATCCGAAGCTGCTGAGCGGACTTGCTTTCTACGCATTGGACTAA
- the tsaE gene encoding tRNA (adenosine(37)-N6)-threonylcarbamoyltransferase complex ATPase subunit type 1 TsaE, producing MIEKRLKTRSVNGTMALAQNIMELMLPAPRLVILKGDLGAGKTTLVKGIAQCIGANAEDVTSPTFTLVHEYQGTKLKLYHLDLYRLEKDEELLSLGIEEMEADPNALVLVEWGEKFPSLLQRARGAVVITQGEEPDERWFFVQML from the coding sequence ATGATTGAAAAACGGCTGAAAACACGCAGCGTGAATGGCACGATGGCGCTGGCGCAGAACATCATGGAATTGATGTTGCCTGCGCCGCGCCTCGTGATTCTGAAGGGCGATCTGGGCGCGGGTAAGACCACGCTAGTGAAAGGCATTGCGCAGTGCATTGGCGCGAATGCTGAGGATGTCACTAGCCCCACGTTCACGCTGGTGCATGAGTATCAAGGCACGAAGCTGAAGCTGTATCACCTGGATCTGTATCGTCTTGAAAAAGACGAGGAACTGCTTTCGCTTGGCATTGAGGAGATGGAAGCTGATCCGAATGCGCTGGTGCTGGTGGAGTGGGGCGAGAAGTTTCCGTCACTGCTGCAGCGGGCGCGCGGCGCGGTGGTGATCACGCAGGGCGAGGAGCCAGATGAGCGCTGGTTCTTTGTGCAGATGCTGTAG